From Leishmania infantum JPCM5 genome chromosome 15, a single genomic window includes:
- a CDS encoding putative nucleotide sugar transporter, producing MAVPVAAVERFTPETKRFQDEGSAHPLFHSGPRKSVLDSPMQPVPPLTLSNAIMFSYACSRKSEDDESRGTMWGVEDSCNSSAVMRVSCIRGVHKASEEREVLFPPTEGASAGPPSPPDSTLPFLQSAALAATYMLTSMFFVLTIRYTENHHQYCNDALIIFAIELAKLAVSVALKYREDAEFLPVTLLFTAQRREIWRGGLSYAVASLLYTVYNNVAFANLKLFHAGTYQVFMQTRILFTGIFFSLLPHHALTVRKWVALVLLMIGVASKYYSPSTLQLGSHVLFILLQALLSSMAGVYNEYALKKERHLSIHQQNFFMYLYAIIFNAVFGLLADPSIITGVFAATTTTATSTAAVAELNGNAALPPQRSVAPLVVLLILFGSATGISAAFMLKFVNVIAKAFASALEVPLTAAVAAALLGEPFTGHDAIAACIVMTSIYMYYTCGWGDDRTISCRSATS from the coding sequence ATGGCCGTCCccgtggctgctgtggaGCGTTTCACACCGGAAACGAAGAGGTTTCAAGACGAGGGCAGTGCACACCCTCTCTTTCACTCTGGCCCGCGCAAAAGTGTGCTGGACTCGCCTATGCAGCCTGTCCCTCCTCTCACCCTCTCTAACGCCATCATGTTCAGCTACGCCTGCAGCAGGAAAAGCGAGGATGACGAGAGCAGAGGCACCATGTGGGGCGTCGAGGACagctgcaacagcagcgccgtcatgAGGGTCAGCTGCATTCGTGGCGTGCACAAGGCTTCTGAAGAAAGGGAGGTGCTGTTTCCGCCTACTGAGGGTGCAAGCGCTGGCCCGCCATCCCCCCCAGACAGCACGTTGCCCTTCCTGCAgagcgccgccctcgccgcgaCCTACATGTTAACGAGCATGTTCTTCGTCCTTACGATCCGCTACACGGAGAACCACCACCAATACTGTAACGACGCCCTCATCATCTTCGCCATCGAGCTGGCAAAACTGGCGGTGTCAGTGGCCCTCAAGTACCGCGAGGACGCCGAGTTTCTGCCGGTTACGCTGCTCTTTaccgcgcagcggcgcgagatctggcgcggcggcctctCCTACGCTGTTGCATCACTCCTTTACACGGTGTACAACAATGTGGCCTTCGCCAATCTGAAGCTGTTCCACGCCGGCACTTACCAGGTGTTCATGCAGACCCGCATTCTGTTCACAGGCATCTTCTTTAGTCTTCTGCCGCACCATGCCCTCACAGTGCGCAAGTGGGTCGCGCTCGTGTTGCTGATGATCGGTGTGGCGAGCAAGTATTACTCTCCCAGTACGCTGCAGCTTGGCAGCCACGTACTCTTTATTCTGCTTCAGGCGCTCCTGTCGTCCATGGCAGGTGTGTATAACGAGTACGCGCTCAAGAAGGAGCGACACCTGTCAATTCACCAGCAGAACTTCTTCATGTACTTGTACGCCATCATCTTCAACGCCGTCTTCGGCCTCCTCGCTGACCCCTCCATCATCACGGGAGTCTtcgccgcgacgacgacgacggcgaccaGCACTGCGGCCGTTGCCGAACTGAACGGGAAtgctgcactgccgccgcagcgcagcgtcgcgccgcTCGTAGTGCTGCTCATCCTATTCGGCTCTGCCACGGGGATCTCTGCGGCGTTCATGCTGAAGTTTGTCAACGTGATCGCCAAGGCGTTTGCGTCTGCTCTCGAAGTGCCGCTTACCgcggccgtcgctgccgcactACTCGGCGAGCCCTTCACCGGCCATGACGCAATCGCCGCCTGCATCGTGATGACCTCCATATACATGTACTACACGTGCGGTTGGGGTGATGACCGCACCATCTCGTGCCGCTCCGCCACAAGCTGA